In the genome of Palaemon carinicauda isolate YSFRI2023 chromosome 15, ASM3689809v2, whole genome shotgun sequence, one region contains:
- the LOC137653993 gene encoding uncharacterized protein PF3D7_1120000-like, translating into MKEHEKLMEFIRKENEVVKKEQIEKNELVNELKKEVGELKEEREKIKADMGQDYEKLEFACKIKDLAIMERNMIAEKLETENKEIKKAHIKNIEQLNKLKIVVSELKAEKEKLVAEKAEVHRAENKDEHKRKSLLMAGLFAMMNNRHKEAVDIFTEALSMETHYGKETALLHGLRAEANSATEKPPHMDIVLDCSMAIEKGLEGWKAYMLRGRHLVKLGIFDAAL; encoded by the coding sequence atgaaggaacatgaaaaattgatggaaTTTATCAGAAAGGAAAATGAAGttgtgaagaaagaacaaattgagaaaaatgaactagtaaacgaattgaaaaaggaagttggtgaattgaaggaagaaagagagaaaattaaagcTGACATGGggcaagattatgaaaaactggAATTTGCGTGCAAAATAAAAGACCTTGCGATAATGGAACGAAATATGATTGCGGAGAAGCTTGAAACTGAAAACAAAGAAATTAAGAAGGCGCATATTAAGAacattgagcaactgaataaactgaaaatTGTAGTTAGTGAACTGAAGGCAGAAAAGGAGAAGCTGGTAGCTGAGAAGGCGGAAGTTCATAGAGCTGAGAATAAGGATGAACATAAGAGGAAAAGTTTATTGATGGCTGGATTATTTGCGATGATGAATAACAGACACAAAGAGGCAGTAGATATTTTCACCGAAGCCTTGAGTATGGAGACGCACTACGGAAAAGAAACAGCTCTTCTGCATGGCCTTCGGGCTGAAGCAAACTCAGCCACTGAGAAGCCTCCTCATATGGATATTGTTTTGGACTGTTCAATGGCTATCGAGAAAGGTCTGGAAGGATGGAAAGCGTATATGTTACGAGGAAGGCACCTCGTCAAACTTGGCATTTTCGACGCTGCCTTGTAG